One Watersipora subatra chromosome 4, tzWatSuba1.1, whole genome shotgun sequence genomic window carries:
- the LOC137394932 gene encoding uncharacterized protein, with amino-acid sequence MAAVRYYTVTALLIGFWCLAAADTYPFYLREAFSGRSWPKCSQAGEVCSTDLDCCDQRPCRPSYQLRGPKYACSSTSRSYRHLLDLLEAQMDIPSPKLSQGEKCSISEECADDMCCQTRYLFKVGEKTICDTKSKYVECL; translated from the exons ATGGCTGCTGTTCGTTATTATACGGTGACCGCTCTTCTCATCGGCTTCTGGTGTCTCGCTGCTGCTGATACTTACCCCTTCTACTTAAGGGAAGCATTCTCTGGCAGGTCTTGGCCAAAA TGCTCACAAGCAGGAGAAGTGTGCTCTACTGACTTGGACTGCTGTGATCAGCGACCATGCAGGCCTTCCTATCAGCTAAGAG GTCCCAAGTATGCCTGCAGCAGTACTTCCAGAAGCTATCGGCATTTGCTTGATCTACTCGAGGCTCAAATGGATATACCATCTCCTAAGCTATCACAGG GTGAAAAGTGTTCCATATCAGAAGAGTGTGCTGACGACATGTGCTGTCAGACACGGTATCTCTTCAAAGTCGGAGAGAAGACTATCTGTGACACGAAATCTAAATATGTTGAGTGTCTCTGA